The Pedobacter cryoconitis genome has a window encoding:
- the lpdA gene encoding dihydrolipoyl dehydrogenase codes for MQYDVVIIGSGPGGYVSAIRCAQLGLKTAVIEKYKTFGGTCLNVGCIPSKALLDSSEHYHNAAHTFTTHGINLKDLTVNMPQMIARKDDVVAQNTAGITYLFKKNKIDSFEGLGSFVDKNTIKITKTDGSSETITAKNVVIASGSKPTALPFLPIDKKRIITSTEALNIKEVPKTMIVIGGGVIGLELGSVYARLGTKVSVVEYLPSIIATMDAGLGKELQRVLKKSLGMEFFMGHKVTGATAKGKKVTVSALNAKGEEVSLEADYCIVAVGRTAYTEGLGLENIGIKTEERGNKIPVNAHLETAVQGVYAIGDVITGAMLAHKAEDEGVFVAETIAGQKPHINYNLIPGVVYTWPEVASVGYTEEQLKEKGVKYKAGSFPFKASGRAKASMDTDGFVKVLADEATDEILGVHMIGPRAADMIAEAVVAMEFRASAEDIARICHAHPTYTEAIKEAAMAATANRAIHI; via the coding sequence ATGCAATACGACGTCGTTATTATTGGTTCTGGTCCTGGTGGTTATGTTAGCGCAATAAGATGTGCACAATTAGGGTTAAAAACAGCTGTTATAGAAAAATATAAAACTTTTGGTGGGACTTGCTTAAATGTAGGTTGTATCCCATCTAAAGCATTGTTAGACTCTTCAGAGCATTATCATAATGCTGCACATACTTTCACTACTCACGGGATTAACCTGAAGGATCTGACTGTGAATATGCCACAGATGATTGCACGTAAAGATGATGTGGTTGCTCAAAATACAGCAGGTATCACTTACTTGTTCAAAAAGAATAAAATTGACAGTTTTGAAGGTTTAGGATCTTTTGTAGATAAAAATACAATCAAGATTACAAAAACTGACGGATCATCAGAAACGATTACAGCTAAGAATGTAGTGATTGCATCGGGTTCTAAGCCTACTGCTTTACCATTTTTACCAATAGATAAAAAAAGAATTATCACTTCTACAGAAGCATTAAATATTAAAGAAGTTCCAAAAACGATGATCGTGATTGGTGGTGGTGTAATCGGACTGGAATTAGGTTCTGTTTACGCACGTTTGGGAACTAAAGTTTCTGTAGTGGAATACCTGCCTTCTATCATTGCTACGATGGATGCTGGTTTAGGTAAAGAATTACAACGTGTATTGAAAAAATCACTGGGTATGGAATTCTTTATGGGCCACAAAGTAACTGGTGCAACTGCAAAAGGTAAAAAAGTAACAGTTTCTGCATTGAACGCTAAAGGCGAAGAAGTGAGTTTAGAAGCTGATTACTGTATTGTAGCTGTTGGCCGTACGGCTTATACTGAAGGTTTAGGTTTAGAGAATATCGGAATCAAAACTGAAGAGCGTGGTAATAAAATCCCTGTAAATGCGCATTTAGAAACTGCTGTACAAGGTGTATATGCAATTGGTGATGTAATTACAGGTGCAATGCTTGCGCATAAAGCGGAAGATGAAGGTGTTTTTGTAGCGGAAACTATCGCAGGTCAAAAACCACATATTAACTATAACCTGATTCCAGGTGTTGTTTATACCTGGCCAGAGGTTGCATCGGTTGGTTATACTGAAGAGCAATTGAAAGAAAAAGGTGTAAAATATAAAGCAGGATCTTTCCCGTTCAAAGCGAGTGGACGTGCTAAAGCAAGTATGGATACAGATGGTTTTGTAAAAGTATTAGCGGATGAAGCTACTGACGAAATATTAGGTGTTCATATGATCGGCCCACGTGCTGCTGATATGATTGCTGAAGCTGTTGTGGCTATGGAATTCCGTGCTTCTGCTGAAGACATCGCAAGAATTTGCCATGCACACCCTACGTATACTGAAGCTATTAAAGAAGCAGCTATGGCTGCAACTGCAAACAGAGCTATTCATATTTAG
- a CDS encoding ArnT family glycosyltransferase produces MQKVLEDQTTKWLYLFIGFAVLLNFTGLFVTVIGPDGALYASIAKNIAQHNNFIDLMVEGKDWLDKPHFPFWVTAVFFKTFGINTWAYKLPGILFILLAAVYTYKFAKELYSKQVGLWAVLLLLTAQHILICTMDVRAEPFLTGLIIASVYHFYKALGKKWFWHLVIASVFAACAVMTKGIFALIPIGGAIAGELLIKKNWAMVFNFRWLMAAALVLVFMLPELYTLYHQFDVHPEKVVFGRQGVSGIKFFFWDSQFGRFFNSGPIKKSNGDPTFFLHTILWAFLPWSLLLYTAIFQFFRQNFKKPLLTEWFCISGSFLTLLVFSLSKFQLPFYITIVFPFFTIICAQYLCNIKLERSVRAIRIMQLIVGGIMMFLIVILHYFFQPDNITVFSALLLAGAVALFIVVSLRPIDSYYKVFFQVCTIAFFVNLYFNLAYYPRLVKYQGDSEAAFWINAHNTKGLPVVQSNLGFAYSLDFYVNAPIYFLRPGEESLLPPKPYLLYANTELVDQYIKQGIKVKRLKTFANYRITMVKGKFLNHATREQTLSVTEVVLIN; encoded by the coding sequence ATGCAGAAAGTATTGGAAGATCAAACTACAAAATGGCTTTACCTTTTTATCGGGTTTGCTGTACTGTTAAATTTTACCGGATTATTTGTGACAGTAATCGGGCCTGACGGTGCTTTATATGCTTCCATCGCCAAAAACATAGCACAACACAATAACTTCATTGATTTAATGGTAGAAGGAAAGGATTGGCTGGATAAGCCTCATTTTCCTTTTTGGGTAACTGCGGTTTTTTTCAAGACGTTTGGTATCAATACCTGGGCTTATAAACTGCCGGGGATACTTTTCATCCTGCTGGCCGCTGTGTATACTTATAAATTTGCTAAAGAGCTTTATTCAAAGCAGGTTGGTTTATGGGCTGTCCTGCTTTTATTAACAGCACAGCATATCCTGATTTGTACGATGGATGTTCGTGCAGAGCCTTTTCTGACCGGACTGATTATCGCAAGTGTTTATCACTTTTATAAGGCTTTGGGCAAAAAGTGGTTCTGGCATTTAGTGATTGCGTCGGTATTTGCTGCTTGCGCGGTAATGACAAAAGGGATTTTTGCCCTGATCCCAATAGGAGGGGCTATAGCCGGAGAATTGCTGATCAAAAAGAATTGGGCAATGGTCTTCAATTTCAGATGGTTAATGGCAGCAGCATTGGTTCTTGTTTTTATGCTTCCGGAACTTTATACTTTGTATCATCAGTTTGATGTTCATCCTGAGAAGGTGGTATTTGGACGTCAGGGGGTGTCAGGAATCAAGTTTTTCTTTTGGGATAGTCAGTTTGGCCGCTTCTTTAACAGTGGCCCGATCAAAAAGTCAAATGGGGATCCGACATTCTTTTTACATACTATTTTATGGGCATTCTTGCCCTGGAGTTTATTGCTTTATACTGCAATATTTCAATTTTTCCGCCAGAACTTTAAGAAACCTTTGTTGACTGAATGGTTCTGTATTTCGGGTTCATTCCTGACTTTACTGGTCTTTTCTTTATCAAAATTTCAACTCCCTTTTTATATTACTATCGTATTTCCGTTTTTTACGATTATTTGTGCGCAATATCTATGTAATATCAAGTTAGAACGTTCTGTAAGAGCAATCCGGATTATGCAGCTGATTGTTGGGGGCATTATGATGTTCCTGATTGTGATATTGCATTATTTTTTCCAGCCTGATAATATCACTGTATTTTCTGCACTGTTACTGGCTGGAGCTGTGGCTTTATTTATTGTGGTATCTCTTCGGCCAATTGACAGTTATTACAAGGTGTTTTTCCAGGTTTGTACGATTGCCTTTTTTGTTAATCTGTATTTTAATCTGGCTTATTATCCACGGTTAGTGAAATACCAGGGGGATAGTGAGGCTGCATTCTGGATCAATGCACACAATACAAAAGGTTTACCGGTGGTGCAAAGCAATCTTGGCTTTGCTTATTCACTGGATTTTTATGTTAATGCGCCTATTTATTTCTTAAGACCGGGGGAAGAATCTTTATTGCCTCCTAAGCCTTATCTGCTGTATGCGAACACGGAATTGGTAGATCAGTATATCAAGCAGGGCATAAAGGTTAAACGCCTTAAAACTTTCGCGAATTACCGGATTACCATGGTCAAAGGAAAGTTTTTAAATCATGCTACCCGTGAGCAGACATTGTCTGTGACTGAAGTAGTGTTGATTAATTGA
- a CDS encoding GtrA family protein has product MPQNKFSSSYFSSLLTPKILAFIKFGITGVSGLIIDFALTWFFKDELGFNKFIANGIGFTAAVISNYIIHRNWTFKANKSKPGLQFTAFFIVSLIGLLLNSAIIFLLDNLLSVNFYVSKAIAIFIVFFWNFSANYFFVFKSSDKGKSI; this is encoded by the coding sequence ATGCCGCAAAATAAATTCAGTAGTTCCTATTTTTCTTCTTTATTGACGCCAAAAATCCTGGCTTTCATAAAGTTTGGAATCACAGGGGTATCGGGATTGATCATAGATTTCGCACTCACCTGGTTTTTTAAAGATGAGCTGGGTTTTAATAAGTTTATTGCAAATGGGATAGGTTTTACCGCGGCAGTGATCAGCAATTATATCATCCATCGCAACTGGACATTTAAAGCCAATAAGTCAAAGCCAGGATTACAATTTACTGCCTTTTTTATTGTTTCATTAATTGGTCTGCTCTTAAATTCGGCAATTATCTTTTTATTAGATAACCTGCTTTCAGTTAACTTTTATGTCAGTAAGGCGATAGCCATTTTTATTGTTTTCTTCTGGAATTTCAGTGCAAACTATTTCTTTGTTTTTAAATCTTCTGACAAAGGAAAATCAATCTAA
- a CDS encoding CocE/NonD family hydrolase: MNPSFKMFWLALCFLVTSYSAIAQVTDSAYVRDNYTKIERQIPMRDGVKLFTAIYIPKNKSQKYPFMLNRTPYTSSPYGENQYKTTLGPDPLFLREGFIFVYQDVRGRWMSEGEFVDVRPQIANKKSKKDIDESSDTYDTIDWLIKNIPNNNGKAGIYGISYPGFYSTASLPGAHPGLKAVSPQAPVTDWFHGDDFHHNGALMLADAFNFYSVFGVPRPKPITPDKGPKSFKFPIKDNYRFFLSVGALKNVKLKYFGDTIKFWNDLMAHGTYDSFWKAMDIRQHLTDVKPAVLVVGGFFDAEDAYGALHTYQAIEKQNPKAKNSLVMGPWFHGGWSRSTGTSFGDIQFGQQTSTWYQQNLEFPFFMQYLKDKKDADIAEATIFLTGSNQWKKFSSWPPQNTEEQTLYFQANGKLSFTAPETGTSYDEYESDPNNPVPYQQGIQEKRTREYMIDDQRFAARRPDVKVYQTDVLTEDITLTGPLMAKLSVSTTGTDADYVVKLIDAYPEDEPDPAINPKGIIMGGYEMLVRGEVMRGKFRNSFEQPEAFVPGQITKVNYALPDVGHTFKKGHRIMIQVQNSWFPLVDRNPQKFLDIYHADDKDFQKATHRIYHDKANASALTVTVLKP; this comes from the coding sequence ATGAACCCTTCCTTTAAAATGTTCTGGTTAGCCCTCTGCTTTCTGGTAACAAGCTATTCCGCTATTGCACAAGTAACAGATTCTGCCTATGTCCGTGACAATTACACTAAAATAGAAAGACAAATCCCTATGCGGGACGGCGTTAAACTGTTTACTGCGATTTATATTCCAAAGAATAAAAGTCAGAAGTATCCTTTTATGCTGAACCGTACACCCTATACCAGCAGCCCTTATGGCGAAAACCAATACAAAACAACCTTAGGCCCGGATCCTCTATTTCTGAGAGAAGGATTCATCTTTGTCTACCAGGATGTGCGCGGCAGATGGATGAGTGAAGGTGAATTTGTAGACGTACGCCCTCAGATTGCCAATAAGAAGAGCAAAAAAGACATAGACGAAAGCTCTGACACTTATGACACCATAGACTGGCTGATTAAAAACATCCCGAATAACAATGGAAAAGCAGGTATTTATGGGATCTCTTACCCAGGATTTTATTCTACAGCTTCTTTACCAGGCGCTCACCCAGGCCTGAAAGCAGTATCACCTCAGGCTCCGGTTACAGACTGGTTTCATGGAGATGATTTTCACCATAATGGTGCACTTATGCTGGCTGATGCTTTTAATTTTTATTCCGTATTTGGTGTTCCAAGACCAAAACCAATTACTCCGGACAAAGGCCCTAAAAGCTTTAAGTTCCCTATTAAAGACAATTACCGCTTTTTCTTAAGTGTTGGTGCGCTGAAAAACGTAAAGCTGAAATACTTTGGTGATACCATTAAATTCTGGAATGACCTGATGGCTCACGGCACTTATGATTCCTTCTGGAAAGCTATGGATATCCGTCAGCACCTTACTGATGTAAAACCAGCCGTGCTGGTAGTTGGTGGTTTCTTCGATGCCGAAGATGCCTATGGGGCTTTACACACTTATCAGGCAATCGAGAAACAAAACCCTAAAGCTAAAAACAGCCTCGTTATGGGCCCATGGTTTCACGGAGGCTGGTCAAGATCAACAGGAACCAGCTTCGGGGATATACAGTTCGGTCAGCAAACCAGTACCTGGTATCAGCAGAACTTAGAATTCCCTTTCTTTATGCAATACCTGAAAGATAAAAAGGATGCAGACATAGCCGAAGCGACTATATTCCTGACTGGTAGTAACCAGTGGAAGAAATTCAGCAGCTGGCCGCCTCAAAACACAGAAGAACAAACACTATACTTTCAGGCCAATGGAAAACTAAGTTTCACCGCACCAGAAACGGGAACCAGTTACGATGAATATGAAAGTGATCCTAACAACCCGGTTCCCTATCAGCAAGGCATACAAGAGAAAAGAACCAGAGAATATATGATAGACGATCAGCGTTTTGCGGCCCGTAGACCTGACGTAAAAGTTTACCAAACAGATGTCCTTACCGAAGACATCACGCTAACAGGCCCCTTAATGGCCAAACTTTCCGTATCAACAACAGGAACAGATGCCGATTATGTGGTTAAACTAATCGATGCTTATCCGGAAGACGAACCTGATCCGGCAATCAATCCAAAAGGGATTATCATGGGCGGTTATGAAATGCTGGTTCGCGGTGAAGTAATGCGCGGTAAATTCCGCAACAGTTTTGAGCAGCCCGAAGCTTTCGTTCCAGGTCAGATCACCAAAGTAAACTATGCCCTTCCGGATGTAGGCCATACCTTTAAAAAAGGTCATAGAATCATGATCCAGGTACAAAACTCCTGGTTTCCTCTAGTAGACAGAAATCCGCAGAAATTCCTGGATATTTATCATGCCGATGATAAAGACTTCCAGAAAGCAACCCACCGTATTTATCATGACAAAGCAAATGCTTCTGCGCTAACGGTGACCGTATTAAAACCTTAA
- a CDS encoding M1 family metallopeptidase, translating to MKRLFISTLIVFTALFQANAQLLKEKHTFSRADTLRGMLTPLRTCYDINYYHLDVKVDIGSKSISGSNEFNFTATTDFKQLQFDLFSNLTIEKVVYKNQELPFKREFNAVFVTFPATIKKGAKDKFEVFYSGSPVIAKRPPWDGGFIFSKDEAGDPWVSVACQGFGASSWWPTKEHQSDEVDSVLISISVPKDLQEVSNGRLRSIVDKPDGYKQYNWFVANPINNYNITFYIGKYAHWTDLYKGEDGDLTLDYWSLKADSAKARPHWDADVKPMLKAFEHWFGPYPFYKDGYKLVQAPHLGMEHQSAVAYGNQFKMGYLGNDLSGSGWGLKFDFITVHESGHEWFGNNITSKDIADMWIHESFTNYSEALLVESLYGKKASTAYVVGIRHKIQNDVPIIGAYNVNHEGSGDMYYKGANMVHTIRQLIQDDERFRQILRGLNKTFYHQTVTTAQIENYISKESGLKLSRVFDQYLRTTKVPALTYSIKDGKLTYHWTDVVEGFDMPVKVSLAPGKFSFIHPTTTPKTIAVQSGIDETSFKADPNFYILLKKG from the coding sequence ATGAAAAGATTATTTATCAGTACTCTCATCGTATTCACAGCCCTTTTTCAGGCCAATGCGCAACTTTTAAAAGAGAAGCATACCTTCTCGCGCGCAGATACATTAAGAGGTATGCTGACCCCGCTGCGTACCTGCTATGATATCAACTATTACCACCTTGACGTCAAAGTGGATATCGGCAGTAAATCAATCAGTGGAAGCAATGAATTCAATTTTACAGCGACAACAGACTTCAAACAACTTCAGTTTGACCTGTTCAGTAACCTGACGATTGAAAAAGTAGTTTATAAAAACCAGGAACTCCCTTTCAAAAGGGAGTTTAATGCTGTATTTGTAACTTTTCCAGCCACGATTAAAAAGGGAGCAAAAGATAAATTTGAAGTTTTTTACTCAGGTAGTCCGGTCATTGCCAAAAGACCTCCATGGGACGGAGGTTTCATTTTCAGTAAAGACGAAGCCGGCGATCCCTGGGTATCTGTAGCCTGTCAGGGCTTCGGTGCAAGTTCATGGTGGCCAACCAAAGAGCATCAAAGTGACGAAGTGGATAGTGTGTTAATCAGTATCAGCGTTCCTAAAGATTTACAGGAAGTATCAAACGGGCGCTTGCGCAGTATTGTGGACAAACCTGATGGCTACAAACAATACAACTGGTTTGTGGCCAATCCGATCAACAATTATAACATTACATTTTACATCGGAAAATATGCCCATTGGACAGACCTTTACAAAGGAGAAGATGGAGATCTTACCTTAGATTACTGGTCGCTGAAAGCTGATAGCGCAAAGGCAAGACCACACTGGGATGCAGATGTAAAACCAATGCTTAAAGCATTCGAACACTGGTTTGGCCCCTATCCTTTCTACAAAGATGGTTACAAACTCGTTCAGGCCCCCCATCTTGGTATGGAACATCAAAGTGCTGTTGCCTATGGTAATCAATTTAAAATGGGCTATCTCGGCAATGACCTATCCGGTTCCGGCTGGGGCTTAAAGTTTGATTTTATTACTGTGCATGAAAGTGGCCACGAGTGGTTCGGGAATAACATTACCTCGAAAGACATCGCTGATATGTGGATTCACGAAAGTTTCACCAATTACTCAGAAGCATTGCTGGTTGAATCCCTGTACGGAAAAAAGGCTTCCACTGCTTATGTAGTGGGTATAAGACACAAAATTCAAAATGACGTTCCAATCATCGGTGCCTACAACGTAAACCATGAAGGCTCCGGAGATATGTATTATAAAGGAGCAAATATGGTACATACCATACGTCAGCTTATCCAGGATGATGAGAGGTTCCGTCAGATTTTACGTGGCCTGAATAAAACATTCTACCATCAAACTGTCACTACAGCGCAGATCGAAAACTATATCAGCAAAGAAAGCGGTCTGAAACTATCCAGAGTATTTGACCAGTATTTGAGAACTACTAAAGTCCCGGCGCTTACTTACAGCATCAAAGATGGTAAATTAACCTACCACTGGACGGATGTTGTTGAAGGATTTGACATGCCCGTTAAAGTATCTCTTGCACCCGGCAAGTTTAGCTTTATTCATCCGACTACAACTCCAAAAACAATTGCTGTTCAAAGCGGCATAGATGAAACCAGTTTTAAAGCCGACCCTAATTTTTATATTTTGTTGAAAAAAGGATAA
- a CDS encoding head GIN domain-containing protein, whose protein sequence is MKKLNSLLLLALLTLGSHVHATAPIRIAKSFNEEERPVGSFKGVATGGPLAVKIMMGNKESIRLEGDQEAIANLTTEVISGVLTIKPKTKWNDWSRKFNSAHVTVYITAKKITSLTLSGSGNIVVENAINSPELVATLSGSGGITASANVKSFTGTISGSGSIKLSGKADDSNLTLSGSGGFRGREFVVNDLSAQISGSANISITANKNIEAVISGSGSIRYSGNAAVKKTVIGSGSIRKE, encoded by the coding sequence ATGAAGAAATTAAATAGTTTACTCTTACTTGCCCTGCTTACGCTCGGTTCTCACGTTCATGCCACCGCTCCTATCCGGATTGCTAAATCTTTCAATGAAGAAGAAAGACCGGTTGGAAGCTTCAAAGGAGTTGCTACAGGCGGCCCTCTGGCTGTAAAAATCATGATGGGCAATAAAGAATCAATACGTCTGGAGGGTGATCAGGAAGCCATTGCCAACCTGACTACCGAAGTAATTTCGGGCGTTTTAACTATCAAACCAAAAACCAAATGGAATGACTGGTCAAGAAAATTCAACAGTGCGCACGTAACCGTTTATATCACAGCGAAAAAGATTACTTCTTTAACACTGAGCGGATCAGGTAATATAGTTGTTGAAAACGCTATTAACTCACCTGAACTGGTAGCAACCCTTAGCGGCTCAGGAGGCATCACTGCCAGTGCAAATGTAAAATCATTTACAGGTACAATCAGCGGTTCAGGTTCAATTAAACTAAGTGGTAAAGCAGACGACTCAAATCTTACCTTAAGTGGGTCAGGAGGCTTCAGAGGCAGAGAGTTTGTCGTGAACGACCTTTCTGCTCAAATCAGCGGTTCAGCCAATATCAGTATTACAGCCAACAAAAACATTGAAGCAGTGATCAGCGGCTCAGGCAGTATCCGTTATTCAGGAAATGCAGCAGTCAAAAAAACAGTGATCGGATCCGGAAGTATCAGAAAAGAATAA
- the odhB gene encoding 2-oxoglutarate dehydrogenase complex dihydrolipoyllysine-residue succinyltransferase — MSLEIKVPPVGESITEVVLSRWVKNDGDAVEMDEVIAELESDKATFELTAEQAGTLKIVAAEGDTLAIGAVVCSIETSGAAPAKAEAPAAEEKAVVNDAQPAAPVAERNGESYATGTPSPAAGKILAEKGVDAAAVKGSGVDGRITKDDALKAEKAAAPAAKAPEKAAPVVAAPVAGSRNERKEKMSPLRKTVAKRLVAVKNETAMLTTFNEVNMKPIMDLRGKYKDQFKEKYGVGLGFMSFFTKAVCEAMKDFPAVNARIDGESVVYNDFVDISIAVSAPKGLVVPIIRNAESMTLAQIEKSVIELATKARDSKLTLEEMTGGTFTITNGGVFGSMMSTPIINAPQSAILGMHNIIERPIAEKGEVVVRPMMYLALSYDHRIIDGRESVGFLVRVKQLLEDPARLLLGV; from the coding sequence ATGAGTCTAGAAATAAAAGTTCCGCCAGTAGGCGAATCAATTACCGAAGTTGTTTTATCCCGTTGGGTGAAGAATGATGGTGATGCCGTAGAAATGGATGAAGTAATCGCCGAGTTAGAGTCTGATAAAGCAACTTTTGAATTAACTGCTGAGCAAGCCGGAACTTTGAAAATAGTGGCGGCCGAAGGGGATACGCTGGCTATAGGTGCTGTAGTTTGTTCTATCGAAACTAGTGGAGCTGCCCCGGCAAAAGCGGAAGCACCAGCTGCTGAAGAAAAAGCGGTTGTTAATGATGCTCAGCCTGCTGCTCCGGTAGCAGAAAGAAATGGCGAGAGTTATGCAACTGGTACACCTTCACCAGCGGCGGGTAAAATTCTTGCAGAAAAAGGTGTTGACGCAGCAGCTGTTAAAGGCTCTGGTGTTGATGGCAGAATTACTAAAGATGATGCGCTTAAGGCGGAGAAAGCAGCTGCACCAGCGGCTAAGGCTCCTGAAAAAGCTGCACCAGTTGTAGCTGCACCGGTTGCGGGTTCAAGAAATGAACGCAAAGAGAAAATGTCTCCATTGCGCAAAACTGTTGCGAAACGTTTAGTGGCGGTGAAGAATGAAACGGCCATGTTAACTACTTTTAACGAAGTAAACATGAAACCGATCATGGATCTTCGCGGAAAATATAAAGATCAGTTCAAAGAGAAATATGGTGTTGGTTTAGGTTTCATGAGTTTCTTCACGAAAGCTGTTTGTGAGGCTATGAAAGATTTCCCTGCTGTAAATGCACGTATTGATGGGGAGTCTGTTGTTTACAATGACTTCGTAGATATTTCTATTGCTGTTTCTGCACCTAAAGGATTGGTTGTTCCAATTATCAGAAATGCGGAGAGTATGACGCTTGCACAGATTGAAAAATCTGTGATTGAGCTGGCTACTAAAGCACGTGACAGCAAATTGACTTTGGAAGAAATGACTGGTGGAACGTTTACAATCACTAATGGTGGTGTATTTGGTTCTATGATGTCTACGCCAATCATCAATGCGCCTCAGTCTGCGATTTTAGGAATGCACAATATTATTGAGCGCCCGATTGCGGAGAAAGGTGAAGTTGTCGTTCGCCCGATGATGTACCTTGCTTTATCTTATGATCACAGAATCATTGATGGCAGAGAGTCGGTTGGATTCTTAGTGAGAGTAAAACAGTTATTAGAAGATCCTGCACGTTTGTTGTTAGGGGTATAA